One segment of Solanum lycopersicum chromosome 1, SLM_r2.1 DNA contains the following:
- the LOC138341802 gene encoding uncharacterized protein has protein sequence MAPFEALYGRRCRSPIGWFDSAEIDPLDSDLLRDAMEEVFHPVFHVSMLRMYILDESHVIPLDSVEFGPDLTFEEEPIAILYRQVRKLRTKEVASVKVHWKHRTVGEATWETESDMRARYPQLFEASGYEPRSS, from the exons atggccccatttgaggcattgtatggtagacggtgtagatctcctattggttggtttgattcggcggagATAGACCCTTTGGATtcagacttgcttagagatgctatggaaGAAGTCt ttcatcctgttttccatgtctctatgcttcgaaTGTATATTctggatgaatctcatgtgattCCACTTGATTCTGTGGAGTTTggtccagacttgacatttgaggaggagcctatagctattttgTATAGGCAGgttcgaaagcttaggaccaaggaggttgcttcagtgaaggtgcatTGGAAGCACCGAACAGtgggagaggcaacttgggagactgagtctgacatgcgtgccagatatcctcaactttttgaagcttcaG gttacgagcccagATCTTCGTGA